The genomic stretch CCTAGCGCCGTAAGACCAGAACTGGGCAGGGCGATCGCCGTACCACCCGTTCTGCAACCGATCCCAGCATCAAGCGGCCCATGCCCGTGCGCCCGTGGGAGGGAATCACAATCAGAGACATCTGCTGCTCTTTGGCATAGCGGATAATTTCGATGCTGGGGGTGCCGACCAGCACCGTAAACTGCACTTTCTCGTATGGCTTGCTGGAGAAGCGATCGCGAAAACTTTGCTCGACATGCTGTTGACGACTGGCGGTATTCACCGTTTGCCAAGTGATGCCGGGCTCCCCCGGACTCAGGGGTGGCAAGACATGCAGGACATGTAAGTGGGATGGATCGCCTACCCAGGTGAGGGCAGCGGCCTGGGCGGCAAAGGCGGCATCGGAGAAGTCAATCGGGACGAGGACGCGGCTGAGACCGCTGAGATTGATATCTAAGGGCTCCATCGTCATGCTCCTGATTTATGGTCAACCATGGGGGCGGGGATGCTGTAGGTCTCCCATCCTATTCTTGACAGTGACCTAGGTTAAAATGCGGTTAATTCCGTCAAGATTTGTGTCGTATCGGTCAGTTCTGGCTGCAGCGCGGCTGAGTCTGCCAGGTCTGGGCATCCCAGCGATCGCCCTTGACCGAGAAGCGATCGCTCCCCTAGGCAAGCTTCGACGGATCAGTTCCCTCATGTGTTTGGAGCCGTAGTGTCCTTGGATGATGGTGCTTGGCAGGAATGGGGTGGTGCTTGGGTCGAGGGTCTCGGTCAGGGCATCCACGTCTTAGATGATGGCTTCACCTGGTGGGTGGAGCGGGTGATATCCCCTGTGTTGTTCTACGATGCCGGCACGGGCATGCCTTTCATGGTGCTGTGGCTGCTGCTTGGTGGGCTGTTCTTCACCCTGCGCATGGGGTTGATTAACCTACGGGGCTTTGCCCATGCCATTGCGGTGTTGCGCGGCCGCTATGATGCGGCCGATGAGGTGGGGGAAGTCTCCCATTTCCAAGCTCTGTCTACGGCCCTGTCTGCCACCATTGGGCTGGGCAATATTGCTGGGGTGGCGATCGCCATCCACCTGGGCGGGCCCGGGGCCGTTTTTTGGATGACCCTAGCCGCTCTGCTGGGTATGAGCAATAAGTTTGTGGAATGTACCCTCGGGCAGATGTACCGGGTGGTGCGTCCTGATGGCACGGTGGTGGGTGGCCCCATGTATTACCTGTCGCAAGGGCTGGCGGAACGGGGGTTGGGGCGGCTGGGGCAGATTTTGGCGGGGATGTTTGCCCTGTTTTGCCTGTTGGGCACCTTGGGAGCCTCCACCCTGTTTCAAGCCAATCAATCCTATCAGGCGATCGCCACCGTGGTTCCAGCTCTTGCAGACTGGGACTGGCTCTATGGGGCGGTGTTGGCTGGCTTGGTGGGCTTGGTGCTGATCGGCGGCGTGCAGCGGATTGGCTGGGTGACCAGTCGCTTGGTGCCCTTGATGTGTGGCCTCTATGTAGGCGCGGCGCTGTGGGTGTTGCTGTCCCACGCGACAGAGATTCCGGGGGCGATCGCCACCATTGTGCAAGGTGCCTTTTCCCCACAAGCGGTGGAGGGGGGCTTTGTGGGGGTGCTGGTACAGGGATTGCGGCGATCGGTCTTTTCTAACGAGGCGGGCATTGGTTCGGCAGCGATCGCCCATGCGGCCTCTCGCACCCGTGAACCGATTCGAGAAGGAATTGTGGCTATGCTGGAGCCGTTTATTGATACGGTGATTGTCTGCAACATGACCGCCCTGGTGGTGATTATCACCGGCACCTATCGGGATCCTGATTTGGCGGGGGTGAGCGGGGCGGAGTTGACGAGCATCGCCTTTGGTTCGGTGATCAGTTGGTTTCCCTTAGTGCTGGCGATCGCCGTTTTTTGCTTTGCCTTCTCCACGGTGATTTCCTGGGGCTACTACGGCGAACAGAGCTGGGATTACCTGCTCGGCGATCTAGGGCGGCGCACCCATGGGCTGTATAAACTGCTGGTGTTGGCGGGGGTGTTTATTGGGGCGATCGCCGATCCGCAAGCGGTGATTGAATTTGGGGATGGCATGATGCTGTCTATGGCCTTGCCCAATCTGCTAGGGCTGTACCTGATGACCGGCAGGGTGACCAGGGAACTGC from Candidatus Obscuribacterales bacterium encodes the following:
- a CDS encoding universal stress protein — its product is MEPLDINLSGLSRVLVPIDFSDAAFAAQAAALTWVGDPSHLHVLHVLPPLSPGEPGITWQTVNTASRQQHVEQSFRDRFSSKPYEKVQFTVLVGTPSIEIIRYAKEQQMSLIVIPSHGRTGMGRLMLGSVAERVVRRSPCPVLVLRR
- a CDS encoding alanine/glycine:cation symporter family protein produces the protein MSLDDGAWQEWGGAWVEGLGQGIHVLDDGFTWWVERVISPVLFYDAGTGMPFMVLWLLLGGLFFTLRMGLINLRGFAHAIAVLRGRYDAADEVGEVSHFQALSTALSATIGLGNIAGVAIAIHLGGPGAVFWMTLAALLGMSNKFVECTLGQMYRVVRPDGTVVGGPMYYLSQGLAERGLGRLGQILAGMFALFCLLGTLGASTLFQANQSYQAIATVVPALADWDWLYGAVLAGLVGLVLIGGVQRIGWVTSRLVPLMCGLYVGAALWVLLSHATEIPGAIATIVQGAFSPQAVEGGFVGVLVQGLRRSVFSNEAGIGSAAIAHAASRTREPIREGIVAMLEPFIDTVIVCNMTALVVIITGTYRDPDLAGVSGAELTSIAFGSVISWFPLVLAIAVFCFAFSTVISWGYYGEQSWDYLLGDLGRRTHGLYKLLVLAGVFIGAIADPQAVIEFGDGMMLSMALPNLLGLYLMTGRVTRELRRYMTRLKAGAFEPVLVPQTVPVERSPVDSRP